AGGCCGGCCCGCCTCATCGCTTCGAGCCCGGTGAGCTTCTCGCCCCCGAACCAGGCATGGCCCTCCCCCATGGCTACCAGTGCGATCATCGACATGGGGGCCAGATCGCCGCATGCACCCACCGAACCTTTGGAGCAGACGACCGGGGTGACGCCCCTGTTGAGCATTTCGACGAGGAGCTGCGTCACTGACGGTCGTACTGCGGAGTGACCCTTGCAGTGCACGTTGATGCGCCCGAGCATCGCCGCCCTGACATGCTCCACCGGGGCCGGTTCGCCGATGCCGGCGGAATGGTTGTAGACCAGGTACTTCTGGAACTGCCTGACCTCCTCGGCCGAGAGCCTGGTCTCCGAGAACTCCCCGATCCCGGTGTTGATCCCGTACATGATCTCGCCGGCCTCTATCTTGCGCTCCACCATGCCCCGGCAGAAGGTCATCCGCTCCAGGGAGGCCGGGGCGATGGATATCTCCCTGCCGTTCCTGGCCACATCGACCACATCCTCGATCCTCAGACCAGTACCGCGGATTTCGAGCGACATCGGCGCCTCCCTGATGACGGTTCGTTCGGATCGTCAAATGTGATCAAGTATGGTTCCCCGGGCAATAGAAAGGCCGGCCAAGGGCCGGCCTCTCCGGGATGTCGGAAGGATCAGCTGCCGCAGCCGCCCATGCCGCAGCCCGCGGGTCTGTCCTCTACCGGGGCGGTGCAGCCGGCTCCGCCAGCCGGGCAGCCCGATCCGCAGCCGCAGGCCTGGTCGCCCGTGCAGGTGCAGCCGTCCGAGCAGGCGTTGCCCGGGGTGCATGTGCAGTCGCCCTCGCAGATGCAGGAATCGGTGCAGGTGCAGGATTCGCCGGCGCATGTGCAGCCGTCGGTGCAGGGATCGCCGGCCGTGCAGGTGCAGTCACCGCCGCAGGTGCAGGCGTCCGTGCATTCGCACGGAGTAGCTGCGGGATCGCCCTTGGCGAACGGGCCGATGCCCGCAGCCGCCGGAAGCGCGAATCCGAGAGCCGCCAGCACCATGCCCATCGTCAGGAACCTCTTCACATTCTCTCCTCTCGGTTCGGTCAGGACCCTCTCCGGGTCACCGACAATTATTACTCTTTTAGTAAAGATTAGTTCCCGAACCCGCGGATCTCGAACAGGGCCAGCCTTCCGTCGAGCTGGCCGTTCTTGAGGGGCCTGCGCCATCGCGGCCTGAGCCCGATGCTCCCGATGAGCCCCCTGTCGCCGAAATATACGAAGGCGCTGGCGCCGTCGCATTTCCTCTTGAGGAAGTCGCCGAAGGATTTCATGGTGGCCTCCGCCTCCCCCCTCTCCCCGAGCCTCAGCCCGTAGGGCGGATTCGTCACGATGGTCATGCCGGGACAGCCCTCGTGGTCTTCGAACCGCCGTGACTCGACCCGGACGGTCTGTCCCCATGGCAGGGCGGAGAGGTTGGTCCGTGCGGCGGAAACGGCCAGGGGATCGGCATCCCCTCCGGCCACCATGCCGTCGGCGGGCTTCTGCATCAGCGCATCGCACGAACGTCTGACCCCGGCCCACGAGGCGGCGTCGAAGCCGGGCATGTTCTCGAACCCGAACCTCTCCCTCAGATATCCGGCCGGTGTCCTCGTGCACCTCATGAGGGCCTCGGCCAGGATGGTGCCCGAGCCGCACATCGGGTCCCTCAGGGGGGTGGCGCCGTTCCATTCCGCCATCTCGAGCATGGCCGCCGCCACGGTCTCCTGGATCGGGGCCTTCACCCTGCCGGTCCTGTAGCCCCTCCTGTGGAGTGATCCGCCGGAGGTGTCCAGGCTGATAGTCGCCCTGTTCCTGTGGATGTGAAGGTCGATCCACACGTCGGGCGCGATCCTCTCCACGTCCGGCCGCCTGCCCGTGCATCGCCGGAAATGATCCGCAATGGCGTCCTTCAGGCAGAGTGCGGCGTACTGCGAATGTCTGACCGCACTCTCGGAGACGTTCGAACTGATCGCGAAGGTCCTCTCCACGTCGAACACGGCTCCCCAGTCCATCTCGGACGCGGTCTTGTAGAGGTATTTCGTGCTGTGGCAGTCGAATGTCAGGAGGGGGGCGAGTATCCTCGAGCACAGCCTCGTGCAGTAGTTGATCCTGTAGAGCGAGGGGATGCCGGCCGAGAACATGACTCCCCTGAAGCCCGGGACGGCCTTCTCCGCACCGAGACCCTCCAGTTCGGCGCGTGCAAGGTCCTCCAGCCCGTCCGCGCACTGCGCGTAGAACCTGCCGCTCTTCTCGAATGTCCACTGCATCATGTCAGTCGCCCGTGGGTCTCGCGGGGTCCTCCGCCAGCTCGCGCCTCACCCGCCGGTACCTGACCGCGCCCGTGAGTCCGACGAGCATGCCGGCCGCACAGGCCGCCACGCCGACCAGCGTCCAGGACAGGCCGCCGAAGAACCTCATCAGCGTGGCCCCTCCGGCGGCCATCGCCAGAGCCGTCCTGACGTAGGCGAGAAGGGTCCTCTCGTTGGCGAGCGCCGTGCGGCGCCATGCGTGCTCGTCCCTTGTCCTGCAGCTGCCGGCGGGGTCGGTCACGGCCTAGTAGTGCTGGGTCGCGGTCGAGGTGACGGTCAGGGTCAGATCGCCGGTGTCCGGGGTGTAGGTGCTGTAGGGCCGGACGACGAGCACCGCCTCACCCGCGTACAGGGCCGTGGCCGTGAAGGACAGCCTCGCGTCGTTCCAGTTGGGGCCGCTGTCGTCGTCGTAGAGGACCGATCCGCCCTCGGTGCGCAGCTCGACGTACGAGTCGATGTCGGGGCAGCTCGTCGAGATGACGTAGTCGCGGCCCTGTTCGATCTCGAGGAAGAAGTGGAAGCGCTGCATGCGGTCCGTGAAGGCCAGGACGACCGACGTGTCCGGAGTGAGCGTCGGGATCTCCTCCTGGAGCACTGTCCAGAGGAACCGCACCTCGCCGTACTCCCATCCCCCCAGGTTGGTGACCAGCGCGATGTAGTCGCCCCCCTGCAGTACTTTCGTTATGGAGGGATCCGTGCCCATGGGGCCGTCCTCGTTCCAGCCCGCGAAGCTCAGGACACCTTCCCCGTCGACGCCCAGGAGGGTCATCACGAGGTCGATCGGAGCGGAGGCA
This genomic interval from Candidatus Fermentibacter sp. contains the following:
- a CDS encoding THUMP domain-containing protein, with translation MMQWTFEKSGRFYAQCADGLEDLARAELEGLGAEKAVPGFRGVMFSAGIPSLYRINYCTRLCSRILAPLLTFDCHSTKYLYKTASEMDWGAVFDVERTFAISSNVSESAVRHSQYAALCLKDAIADHFRRCTGRRPDVERIAPDVWIDLHIHRNRATISLDTSGGSLHRRGYRTGRVKAPIQETVAAAMLEMAEWNGATPLRDPMCGSGTILAEALMRCTRTPAGYLRERFGFENMPGFDAASWAGVRRSCDALMQKPADGMVAGGDADPLAVSAARTNLSALPWGQTVRVESRRFEDHEGCPGMTIVTNPPYGLRLGERGEAEATMKSFGDFLKRKCDGASAFVYFGDRGLIGSIGLRPRWRRPLKNGQLDGRLALFEIRGFGN
- a CDS encoding DUF202 domain-containing protein translates to MTDPAGSCRTRDEHAWRRTALANERTLLAYVRTALAMAAGGATLMRFFGGLSWTLVGVAACAAGMLVGLTGAVRYRRVRRELAEDPARPTGD